The genomic region GCGTTGTCCCTCCTTTGCAGGAACCATGAATCACTGTCGCACCCCGTTCACGCAAGTTCTCCAGCGGTTTTAACAGTTCGTCTCGCTCGATACCGGTATTGGAGGTGATGATGAGTACTTTTTTGCTCTGCAGGTTTGTGTTCATGGGGATAATTCTCCACTGTCAATAAGGGTGGTCTTCATGTGAAGTCGGCGCCATCTTCGAAGTTCAGAATTCTTCTCAGATGTTTTGCCATTTCCAAATCTCCGCTCACGGCGCGCACCCGCGCAGGTGAAGTATCGAGTTACTGGCTTGGGCTTATTCTGCGCTGACTTTCCAGTGTTTGACGCCTTCGGCGAACACGATTTGTCTGACCTCATGGGCAATACCATAGGCCAGTGAGTCATGAGCGGCGATCACCTTCTCCTCGGCCGATAGGCACTTGAAAATGTCCAGTTGGGTGGCGGCCTCGGTTGTCTCGATTTCGTAGATTTTCACGTACCGCGCCAGGTCATTGTCCAAGCTCGATAGGTACTCGCGCAGCCTTTGGTGATCCACCGAATTTTGGCTGAAGTACCAATTCATGGGGTGAATCAGAAAACGTGAGTGGGGTGCGGTGATACGTCGATGGGCGGCGAGAAACATGATGATGCCCATCGATTCGATGTTGCCTGCATTGATCGCGCACAGCGGCACTGGCAAGGACTTGAGGAAGGTGTACAGCGTGAAACCGAAATTGGTACTGCCGCCAGTGGTGGACAGGTTGAGCAGCAGCGACTGAGCACCTTGTTCGATGGCCTCCAGGCAGCAGTTTCGAAAACGCTCGGTGGTGCCCTGATCGATCTGGCAGTGAAAATGCACGACGTGTTCGCTCATGGGGTCAGCCTCTTGCGTTTGGGCAGTACCCGGCTTACCACCTGCCTGGCTGTCTGCAGGATGATGCCTGCTTCATCGGGGTCGCCCTGGGCCAGGGCCGAGACCAGTTTTCTGGCTTGCTCAAGCTTGATATGTGCGGGCAGCGGTGGGACGTCGGGGTCGGTCTTGAATTCGATCACCACCGGACAGTCGGCGGCCAGGGCCTGCTCCCAGGCTGGTGCGACGTCTTCTTCACGCTCGACGAAGATGCCCTTGAGACCGATGGAAATCGCGAACAGGTGGTAGGGCACGTCCGGAATGTTCTGCGAGGCTTCGAACTTGGGATCACCTTGCATGACGCGCTGTTCCCAGGTCACCTGGTTCAGGTCTTCGTTATTGAAGATCGCGCAGATCCATCGAGGGCTTTGCCACTGCCGCCAGTACTTGGCCACGGTGATCAGTTCGGCCATGTTGTTCATCTGCATGGCGCCGTCGCCGACCAACGCCACCACCGTGCGCTGCGGGTGGGCGAATTTGGCGGCGATGGCATAAGGCACTGCGGCGCCCATCGAGGCCAGGCCGCCGGACAGCGAGCACTGCATGCCGCGACGGATCTGCAGGTCGCGGGCGTACCAGTTGGCGCAGGAGCCGGAGTCGCTGGTGATGATCGCGTCGTCCGGAAGGCGGGGTGACAGTTCGAACACCACCCGTTGCGGGTTGATCGGGTCGGCCTTGACCAGGGCGCGTTTTTCCAGGGTCTTGTCCCAACTGGCACGCCAGCCCTCGACTTTCTTGCGCCACTGGCGGCGGCGCTTGTGTTCGAGCAGCGGCAGCAGCGCCTGCAGGGTCTGGGCGGCATCCCCCTGCAGGTTGACCTCCATCGGATAGCGCAGGCTGAGCATGCCCGGCCGCAGATCGATCTGTACTCCGCGTGCCTGGCCTTCCTTGGGCAGAAACTCGGCATACGGAAACCCAGAGCCGATCATCAACAAGGTGTCGCATTCATTCATCAGCTTGTAGCTGGGTTCGGTGCCCAGCAGGCCGATCGAACCGGTCACCCAGGGCAGGTCATCGGGCAGTACAGCCTTGCCCAGAAGGGCCTTGGCGACCCCGGCCCCCAGCTTCTCGGCCACGGCGATGACCTCTTCGGTGGCCTGAAATGCGCCGGCCCCGACCAGAATCGCAACCTTGTCCCCAGCGTTCAGGACCTCGGCCGCGCGCTGCAGGTCCTGTGCATGGGGGAATCACCCGTGGGGCGCTGTAGCCGAGGCCCGAATGCGCGGTGCCATGGACGTGACGTGGCTCCTGGTATTCGAGGTCCTGCAGATCGTTAGGCAGTATCAAGGCCGTGACGCGTCGTTCGCCGATGGCGATCCGCAGTGCCCGGTCGACCAGGTGGCGCACCTGGGAGGGTTCGCAGGCCTGCTGGACGAATGCGCAGGCGACGTCCTTGAACATCGACACCAGGTCCAGTTCCTTCTGGTAATGGCTGCCCAGCGCAGTGCGCGCCTGCTGCCCGACGATCGCCAACACGGGCATGTGATCCATCTGGGCATCGTAGAGACCGGTCAGCAGGTGCGAGGCACCCGGGCCTGAGGTGGCGATACACACCCCGGGTTCGCCAGTGAACTTGGCATGAGCGGTAGCCATGAAGGCGGCCATTTCCTCGTGACGGGCCTGGATGAATTCAATTTTGCCCTGGCTTCGGTTGAGGGCACCGAAGACACCGTTGATACCGTCTCCCGGATAGCCATAGATGCGTCGTACGCCCCACTGATACAAGCGTTCCACTAGAAAATCGCCTACGGTCATGTTCATCGAACACCTCGTTGCTTACGAAAATGACATCGCGAGGGAAGGGCGCCTGGAGGCTCTGAGCTCAACCCGGCTACCTGTGCACGCCATGGATTACTGATGGGGGCTGGGTGCGGCGGCCGGCAACGGCTGCGAATTGACCCGATGCTTCAAGTGCTGCTGCATGTCGCCCGTTTCATTCGGTTTGTTCCTGAAACGCCTCCCTGGCTTGCTCCCAGGCCTTTCGGGCCTGCGCGTACTTGGCGGCGGCTGCGGCCTTGGCGAGTCGAAATTTCTCCAGTGTGTCTGACGTGACGACGCCGTCGCTGAGCAGGTCGTAGGCTTCGTCATCCAGCCTGGCCGCCTCCTTGAATAGGTGGTTGCTGCGTTCGGTTGCAGCTAGCCACCGGGTTTTGGTGGTCTTTTGGTTATTCGCTCTCCGGTTCATGACACGCCTCCTTTTTCTGGTTTGTCTTTCAAATGAGGGGAGCCAGCCTGAGTGATGGCCTCCGTAACCGATCAATCGGGTGGCGGTGGGATGTAGGGTTTTGGAACAAAAGGTGCTTCGCCGGAACGCCACCATTTCACGTTCTCGACGCCATATCGTTCAGCGAGCGGTTTACTGATCCGTTTGACGCGCTCTCGGGCGAATCGGGGAATACGGCCTATGCCTGCATCGCAACAAGCCCAATGCCAGGCCTCGGCGTTATTCATGGCGGATGCTCTGATGATGAAAGATCTGTGCTCGCCATGAAGAAAGTATTCGATGATGAAAAGTTCGTTATTCATTTCTCCTCCTTGCTGTGTGAATTGGGCAGACTGCCGAACTAGGAGGTTCAAATTTTTTATAATTGATTTGAATTGGGTGATATCAATAGGCCTGCAAGTTACTTGTTTGAGTGATGGGTTGGCGTTGTTGCTGAGGAAAACATGTACATGGATTTATTTTTTGTACATGTTTTGTATAATTGTTATATGAATATCATCATATTGCGGGGCGCTATAGCGTCATTGCAGTGAGTGCACTCGAAGGCGCTTGATGCAGCAGTCGTATTACGTTCTGTCGGATTTGAATGAAATAAATGAAATTATTATCGCCGTGGGTGGGTCCTTGCTGAGAGTTTATCTTTTACTGACTCAGGGCAGTCCGCCACAAAATGATGCAACTGAATACGAGAACCTGTTGCGATGACCCGTATCCTTACATCTCAGGTCAATGAAGATGACCTGACCGAGCAAAATGCCAAGATGTTCGGCTCTCCCAAGGAGCGTCTGGATTTCTATCGCCGTGAAATCCAGTATGAAACCACGATCCTGTCCAATCGGACGGATGCTTACCTGAGTGCCCAGTCCTTTCTGGTGATCGCTTTCGCGTCCTGTATGGCCAACCTCAATCCGGATTGGGGCAAGCTCTTCACGCTGTCCCTGCCGCCGATATTGGCCTTGCTCGGCCTCCTCAGTTCTCTGAACGCCTGGCCTGGCATCAAGGCGGCGTACGACATCATCGATCACTGGCATTTCAAGCAAAGCCAGCTATTGCAAAGTGAGCCGGTGATGGGGCTGGCCTACGATGAATCGCCGTTGTTCTGTGCGACTGAATCAACGCACCGGGGGTACCGCAAATCACTGCTTTTCTCTCTGCGTTCCCCGCTGCTTTTTGCCCTCTTCTGGCTGTTGCTCGCAGGCTGGTCGGTCATTGTGCAGACCGTCAGCTTCGGTGCTTGAAAAGGATGGATCGCGCGTCTGGTCCTGCTTGAGACACAAGGACGCGCCTGAAGACGGCAGTCACTGGCCCTCTTGTGGACGATGTGCCGATAGCGGTGCATTGGGCGGGGAGGCCAGGGCGGATGAGCGGCCGTTATCTTCTGATCCGATTTCGCTATATTCCTTGCGTAGTTCACGCAGCTCGTGGCTTTCAAGCTTATCCAGGCATAACGCCGCGTTCTGCGCTTCTTTTGTCACCCGTAACAGCTCATCAATCTTGATATGCAAGATGTCATTGTCTCGGTTTTGAGTGTTCTGGATCAGGAAAACCATGAGGAAGGTGATGATCGTGGTTGAGGTGTTGATGATCAATTGCCACGTATCGTTGTAATGAAAATAGGGGCCGGTGGCCGCCCAGATGATGATCAGCACAATCGCGCTCATAAAGGTTTTCGAATGGCCGGCCCATTTTGAAAGCGATTGGGAGAAGTTGGCGAATTTCATGGGGAAGTTCCTTGTCGTTGATAGTGGTTGGACAAGTGAACCTTGGCGAAATTCTGCTCAGATGAGGGCGGACGATTCTATCTGGAGGATGGCGGGATCTATCGAGCACTCGATCCCGACGTCTTGGCAGAAGAGTTCCTACGGGACTCTGCAGTGTTCAGCCCAACTGTTGCTCCAGGGTTTTGGTAAGGGGTGAATAAACATCCCCGGTATGCAGGGTGTCCACTGGCTCGATCAGGACGATCCAGCACTCTTCTTCCGCAACCGGATTATGCATGACGCCCCTGGGTACAACATGCATCGAGCCTGCGGGCAGCTCGACCGCTCGGCCACCTTCATACTCAATCCTCAAATTCCCTTTGACGACATAAAACAGTTCGTCCTGTGTCGCATGGTTGTGCCAAATCAGCTGGCCGCAGACTTTGGCGACCTTCACGTACTGATCATTCACTTGCGCGACGACCTTGGGTGACCAGTATTCAGAAATCGAGTTGAAACAAGCATCCAGATCGAAAGACTCAGCAAAGGGCAGAAGGGGCATTTTTTATATCCAGGTCGGGACGATGGGCAGCACGAGCAGTATGGCCATCGAAAGGTTGAGGCGATGCCAGGGTTTTGGGGGGCGAGGCAGTGAGCTGATCCGGCCAGGTCCTGCGCCTGAAGCAGTGGTCAATGCAGTAGCTCCTCCAGGAGAAAGAGTATAGGCAGTCACCAAAAAGAGCAGAAAAGCGAGAGCGGTCAACCGTTCATCCGTCGGTAGAGCTTTCGATGAAGTGCGCTGCATCGCCTGAGCTGCACGAGGATATCAAGGAAGGGCGCCTGGACGTCGCGCTCATCGAGTACCTTGCGAGCAGTCCACAAGGAGAGGTTATTCGCACTGAGCCTCTTGTCTGGGTAGGAAGCAGTACGAGTGATATCTGGAGAACCAGACCCCTGCCTTTATCGCTGGTCGACGAGCGATGTGTCTTTCGCCCGTTAGTGCTTGGAGCACTGGCGAAAGAGGGCATCACGTGGCGGGCAATCTTTGAAAATGGGAGTTTCGAAGCGACCGCTTCTACCGTACGCGTGGGCCTGGCGATCACTGCATGGCTGGCGTCTACGGTGCCGGAAGATCTGATAACCGTCCCTCATGCCGCCGGGCTTCCTGAGTTGCCTGAGTTCGCTGTCTGTCTTTGTGTATCATCGGTGGCGCAACCGGTACTTGAGGATTTTCGCCGTTGCCTATTGGACGCCTTGGGGTGCGCAGAAACTGCGTTTGATTCCGCGCTCGCCAAACCACCTCTACCTGCAACATGACGCTGCACCTCCACAAACAGAAAGTTGCCCTCGCTACCTGACCTCTAGTTGCGGCGAGCACTAAAATGGCGAGATTACGGATGACAGCACTTGGCCCCAACGAGGTTTTCATCATCCGCCCGAAGATCGGCATCGGTCGTTTGTTCCTTGTCCTGCTGCTGCGTCAGGCACCCTGGGGCATCACGGCAATCTTTTGTATCAGCCTGGCGACCGGGCTGTCGTTACCTGGGCGTGAGTGGCCGGGCATCCTCCTCGCAAGCCTTGTGGTGCTGTGGTGGTTATATCAATTGGGCAGGGATATCAGCGAACGTGCTTCACTGGTTGTGCAGGCGTCCGGTGTGGCTATCCTCGGAGGGTATCGGCTAGCGAAACGCACACCGTTGCGCGTCGTGCTCAAACCCGACGGACACTCGGTTATTTTTCACGCGTCCTACAGCAGTTATGTCGAGTATGAAAACGGACGCTTGTCAATCGCTCGCCGTGTCATCGGAAAAGAAGTCAACCAACAGAAACGGCTCGCCCGCGAGCTAGCCGCGTTTCTGGGCGTATTGGCATACGCCGATGAAGGCTCTGGAAAACTGAAGAAGTTAACCGGGTAACGGCGAGGTTCCCAGGTGATCAAATCCGTCGTGGTTTCCAGTCGCCCCTAGCTGGGGGCGCGATACCCGCCGCCCATGTCGGGGGTGGGTGTCGTGGGGATTGGTAGCGGTTTACTGGGAGCTGGCTGCGGTTGCGATCTGCTCAAGGTGGTGTTTGCGACCAATGAGCAGCACGCTGATGCCAGCGAAGGTGCACAGTGCCGCCAGTGGCATCAGCGCCAGGGCATAGCTGCCGGTGGCATCGTAGGCGTTGACCATCAGGCCGCCACCGATCAGACAGTTTCAAGCAGGTCTTTTT from Pseudomonas asplenii harbors:
- a CDS encoding ATP-dependent Clp protease proteolytic subunit codes for the protein MSEHVVHFHCQIDQGTTERFRNCCLEAIEQGAQSLLLNLSTTGGSTNFGFTLYTFLKSLPVPLCAINAGNIESMGIIMFLAAHRRITAPHSRFLIHPMNWYFSQNSVDHQRLREYLSSLDNDLARYVKIYEIETTEAATQLDIFKCLSAEEKVIAAHDSLAYGIAHEVRQIVFAEGVKHWKVSAE
- a CDS encoding DUF6555 family protein, giving the protein MNNELFIIEYFLHGEHRSFIIRASAMNNAEAWHWACCDAGIGRIPRFARERVKRISKPLAERYGVENVKWWRSGEAPFVPKPYIPPPPD
- a CDS encoding low affinity iron permease family protein, giving the protein MKFANFSQSLSKWAGHSKTFMSAIVLIIIWAATGPYFHYNDTWQLIINTSTTIITFLMVFLIQNTQNRDNDILHIKIDELLRVTKEAQNAALCLDKLESHELRELRKEYSEIGSEDNGRSSALASPPNAPLSAHRPQEGQ
- a CDS encoding cupin domain-containing protein, with product MPLLPFAESFDLDACFNSISEYWSPKVVAQVNDQYVKVAKVCGQLIWHNHATQDELFYVVKGNLRIEYEGGRAVELPAGSMHVVPRGVMHNPVAEEECWIVLIEPVDTLHTGDVYSPLTKTLEQQLG